The window ATCTTTTCACGTGGTATTATGATTGTTGGTTTATGACAATCATAAGCAATCTATTCGTTAGTCGATAAAATGctcgtttttgttttttgtttgttataaaTCAGTGGTATGGCCTCCTTGACAGATTCGAAGACAGTACAAAAGGAATTCatgaagttattttataacaGATTTCAACGGGTTTTAGGAATAAAAcacaaaaaatcaatattagaTCAGTTTTGGATATCATTCAGTGGCATTACAAGCTTACTTATGTTTTAGaacttttttttgaaaaaatatggaTGGATATCTTCGAAACGTAAGATAGTTGATTGTCAATGGATTGTTCTAAACCCTTTCGCGCAGTCATTGCTTAAGTTCAGAACTGGTCTAAGACCATGGTTCTAGTCGATCCAATCTGGCAGTCTAAGCCGATCTAGTCGATCTGATAATTTGAGACTGGTTTGCCGGCTGATGTGCAAGGGTCACATTATTTCTATAACAAACCGCATTAAGCCAGTCGCAGAGTCATGGCTTGAGTTAAGACCATTTTAAGCTGGTAGTTCTAGTCGATCCGACAATTCAAGGCTGTCTTACCGGCTGATGTGCAACAAAGGCCATGGACCTAACCGAAGTTTAGTACCTTGACGCACACGATATCATTGGTTCGATATAACAAACCGAATTTGGGCACAGGACGATGCAACCGAGTCTAGTGTACATGCGCATTATGAGAATAAGGCAGACTATATAAATacaagacccagttccacagttgttagttagagttaactctgggttaaagttagttcattttcaatgagttaaatcTAAGTCAAatctcagaactgtggaactggacccaggttTGGACAAAATGGAATCGGTTAAAATGGTCCGAGGTAAAAAGCGAATTCCAAGTTAAGgatcagaaaaatatgttaGGAAATCGAAAagtgttttcttttttgttcGGTATTAGTAAAAATGTCCGAGTCTGCGATAAAGGCGAGTAAGGCTAACTGTTTAGCTCTACTGAATccggttctacagttgtgagttagagttaactccgagttataataagttcattttcaatgagttaactctgagtcaaatctgaactcacaactgtggaacctgCTCCTGTTGTACAGAATAGTATCGgaaattagatattttttctcaaATAAACCAAGATAGATAATGTTCTCTGTGAATGTTAGTTTTGCGATAATAGTTATCTCTCACTCGAGTTAGACGTATTTACAATGATACATATAAAGCCTAAACGGAAGGTGTTTTATTTCGCCGGACGGATATTTTCGCGCGAGAAGGCCTTTCTAAACAATTTTTCGTGTAGTTAGCGTTCGGTACGCGAGCTAAAGCAACGAAAATATCCCCGTACGTCGAGTTTTCTAtctcttttttgtaatatagaaattcaaATGTAGCTTGAGGTAATTAGCAGCCATATTGTTCGTTGGTGTTAAAACGTTTCGATGAAACCTCAATCTATCACTAGTATTCTATACCAGCCGTCGTGATGGTTGCACTTCAATTGCGGACCGCTCTGCTCGTTATATTTTTCGTATCTTTCACCGAGGTAAACATCTTCGAACctgttcatattttcattatacGTATTTCCGAGACTGTATTTCATAACTTTTATCCGTAAAAAGATTTACTTCGTGTCATAGAATACTAGGTTTTACCAGTTAACCATTGACGACTCGGGATTAGTTATTCTCGGAAAAGACGACTCGCTCCTTTTTgaggcgcagtggccgagtggtttaagccgccggtcactggtctcgtcaatccagggttcatgggttcaaaccctggtggcgacagagtttcttggtcgaaggttcttctctggtctctcccatATTGGGAAAAGCGTGGCGCTTACCGGGTTGAGGGTGTGAAAAAACAACTCATTTTTGACGACtaatattatgattgataGCTCTTGACGACCCTCCAGTTCATTGTAAGGCAATATAATAAGTAATATCAAATAAACTGTGCTACTTTGATACGTAGGAACATTCGTTAAGAACAGTCAATAGCGTTGTTCAACTTCACGAACTAAAGCTTTCTTACAAAGTTTACATTAGTATATCACAATATTCAAACTTGAATATTCTCAAGAAATATAATCCCCTTTATTCTATATTTCCAGGCAAATCCGATCAATATCGCTGGTAAGTATTCTAGAAAGCAacacaaatatttttttcaaatcaatcaaataaaaaaggaTCAAGTTTTGCATACGTCATTCCTTCGTCTGATTCAAGGTTCATGCTTCCTTCAATCGATGTTCTGCGATATACGCGCGCGCCATATAGTTTAAACCTCGAAATGAACTTAAAATAGGGCATAATTTTTCGACAAGAAAactaatatagaaaaagtccATGGGGAATGGCAGACTTATCTATTGTAGGCCTTTAAACTTATTTATCTATTTAAATTAATTTTGGATATATTTATCACTGTGATCGTAATGGTTCACACGTACGGATATAAAGGCCTCGAGCTTAACCATTTTCAATATAGGCCTTTTACGGTACTAGAATAAGTGCATTGTTGCAATGATGTCTGAAACTAAACCTCATCTTCAGAGGaacaaaaacgtttttttgtgCCTCTGAAGATGAGGTTTAGTTTCAACCTCGAAACTataaagaaatgaactgtttttaCTGTGTTTATTCGTTAACTCTACACTGAGATTTACACCAGTTCACTGCAACCATCGGATATGCATGTAGAAAGTGAAATTGCCCAAATATACGTATAATATAGATAGATCGAGAATTCCGCtatcataatgaaaaataccgaAATTGAAATTTCCCAAACATGTAAATCCGGCCCTATGCGCGAAAAAATGttatataaatgcgtaattcaTATCGTAGCCTATTCATTTTATACAAACAGAAAACAGTAAATAATGTCTGGTCTAGTTATCTGATTATAGTGTCACGCAAATCAATTCAGGAATGATGATTGCATTTTATATATGTGTTACGTATGTAAGTAATATATGTATTCTGTAATAATACTCATATATAATCGCAAATGGTTTTAGATACGATATTATTGAAATAGGATAAGAATGCCCTCCATTGGGTCCCAGAATCAGCGGATTCCCATGGGAATCCCGGGAATCGAAGATCATGACGCTTTATTTCAGTTCCACTAAAAGCGGCCCAGTTGCTTCCGATAATTCATTCCCTGGCTGGTTCAACTCGGAATAGGTCAATATAGTTCCATCGTGATGGTGGGTTTTCTTAAATGGAGTGCATGGTTCGGCGATTtaaaatcgtcggaattgtcgacaCTGTGTACAATCCTGATTGTCGACCGAATtaactcgtcgacaatgtctacaatcctgATTGTCGACCGAAATAGCCAAGAGTCTGCAACTGTTGACCAATCGTTTAAACTTAGTACACACGTCGAATGTTTTTCTCATAGAGAAGAGACAATCGCGGCCACTATTTTCCAAAGCATTCACCACAAATCCTGTAACTTCACATGTGGCGGTGAATCTCAGGccgaggggggggggggtattaGAGGCGTTTGTCTCGTTCTAGTTCAAATAGAAACAGGTGCCTTTTTGTCAACTAGAAGCTTGATGCCATTTTCTTGAGTCTGCCGACACGCGACTACCCAGGGCTTCTATAGCAAATATATACTTACTGAGGAATACCCAGCTCGACTATCCACTTAATGTATAAGGCAAAATAGCTGGTGAACTTTTGACTGGCCCAGGTAACTTCGGTGCAAATTAATATCACTGACCAAAATTATTCGACTATATACCGTACTAGGagcttttatttttttcctggTTCCAGAGATAAATCAATAACTCTTTTATTACACACAATTTACACACAATTTAGAGGTCACTTTAACATTATCTAGATACGTCAGACTAACTGGCTTGATGATCACAAAACGACACTTACCTTTGGCTACCGAGACTTGTTACTGCGAATGCATCTCCGGTTAGACCACCGAGAGAATGTTAACCCCGAATAACAACATCTGTTTCCCATAGATTGGAATCGCTAGAGCCTTATATTTCGAATAGTTATCCCATGACTAACCCAGTTCAATTTCATCCAGTATTGTTTTAATCGTTAGTTATGGTTTTGATATCAACAATTTTGAGTCTGATAAATGGGAAACTAACGTATTCTCAAAACCGTTCATATACGATATCATTATCCGTCGGGAAATTATTGCCGatgaatttaataaaccaactATGTTACTACTGCTTTTGAACAATCTTTACTTAAATGAttaaactttaaaaaagatgaaacaattttttccaaataattcgGTCGCATGACACAGCTCTTCGTCGAGAAAATTTCGTACGGACGAATCTATCACAGAGTTCGAATGGACTTAAATATCGTATATATTTTAATTGGAACATATTGTTTACTCTTAGAAGGGAAGGTCGACGATGAACACGGCGAATCTTGGTGGGATCCAGAACAACAGGGCGGTGGTGTAGAAGGTGACATCATTCCGCCACCGATATCTAAAGTAAGCGTACATACGTATAGCATTTGAGCGAACGTCGGGTATCGGAGTTAAGGCAAATTTATCGAAACGTTCCGAGTATCGCAGCCGCGTATTTATCGATGGAAGTACTCGTTTCCAAGTGTGGTACTCGGCACATTTATCCAACGGTATACTCAACTGTTGGTACTGCCTTACCATGCTCAAGAGCATGATTATGCCGAGTATGCTCGATGAAAGAAAATGGCGGCCACTCATTTGCAGTTCGGCGATATTTGTTGCAACgaaaatcatcaaaacaaatttatccACCAAGGATACTTAGAATTGAGTACCTTATCGCATCAAACCCGGAATTAGGTATGTTTTGATTAATTCGCCTTTAGTCGACTACAGTCGACCTTAAGTGAAACCGCATGTCATTTAGTACGCAAATGGTCGACCACGGAATTGAGCACGTCACTGTAGTTCGGACCTagtttcaagatggccgacactttGAAATACATTACGACCGTACTAAAGAGCGTTCGGTTATCAGTTCCGACTATCTACAAAAACCGAAGTTCGCGTAGGATAAAGGCTCTCTTAGGATGATGTCTGAATGGTCCGAAATTCAACAGTGATTAAGTTAGCCTTTTTGCAGTTTCCGGGCGCCATGTTTTTGGGAACCCAGGGTCCACATTTTTTAATTCCttctcatttttttcaatctaatatttttgatttcgttcatatctctgaAACTGTGAAACGGCTAATGATTTGATATGGTGTAATTGTTTACTAAATATCTTTGAAACTGCGTGGTGTGGGTTTTCAATGCCGAGACTAACTCCAATTACAATTGTTGTCCTGATTAACACTCCAAACTCAataatctatgattttggATGGCAAACTGCAGATGAATTCGGTTGATTCATATCTAGAATTAAGTATAACTTGCatcttttgataattaattgtttatgattttagTTCCGTAGTGCCGTTAGCCGCGAGAATGCTCTTTGGCCCAAAGGAGTCGTACCGTACGAGTTCAGCcctaaatcaaaattcagtaAGTAAACATCAGACCAATAACACGTAAAAACCACACATTACCACGCGCTTGAAAAATTCGTTAAAAATCGTTTTATTAGTACCAGTGATCGGTTAAAACTTTTAAGAAATTGATAtcgatttttaaattttcaaagatATTGCTATACCTTCATCCGGATTATGAACTTAGGTTATATCATTCTGTAAGTATCAGCCAAGTCGGccaaaaacagaaaacactTGCAGCTTAATATCAGGAAGcagtggcggatccagggaTTAATTTTTACGAACTTGCTACTTCCAAGAAGGGCATTTCGATGGCCAAAAATACAATACTAGGCGCGCTCCTGCACTGAGGTGCTAAATTTGAACTCGCCACTTCACATGGCtagatatatataatatagacTGGGGGACGCTTTGGGAATCCGTCCGCCCAAGAAATCATGGGCAATGTAATAGAACAATGAAGGTTTGTGGCCAGGGTTTGTATTAGTGCGAGCTTCAGCAGGCGTCAATCAAacactggcaagcgaggatgtagATCGGTAGTGCCGAGTATCGTAACGTTATTATTAATCTTCAGCGCATCGGCCTTTCGAGCTTTTTGACGCGTCGTATCAGTATAGTTTGTGGAAACTTCTTATCAATTGTAAATGAACTCTTTTCATCCGAAAAGAGAAACTTGCCAGCATTTCGATTTTAGTCACAGAAGTTCGTACTATAGTTATGTTAACGTAATATAATTTGACTCCTCTCTCCCGTACAGACGCATCAGACATAATCCCAACCCCTTCCCCCAAACGcgtgtacgtaataaatgaatggtccCAGTTCAGAATATCGAACTACGCGTGTATTTGTACCAAGTATGCATCTCTACTTACCTTTTCAGCACCGGAGATTATGGCCAATATCACCGCTGCTATGGAACAATTTCACAAGCACACTTGCATCACATTCGTCCCAAGAACGGACCAGAAATCATATTTGTTCATCAGATCGGGGAACGGGTAGGCCTCGGTGTTATAACAATTTTTCCTGCAGAGACTAACTTTGTTGGCTACCCCCAAGAATCGGTAGTTCTAATTTCTAGCTTACTAATGAATATGACGTACTCAAACGGGAGCCCAAATCAAAGGAAACTTAGCCCACTCATAAGTGCATTAGTCAACGCTGACTCATTTATTGGAATGTGTTACTTTAATcacaaaatcttaaaaaaattCCTAGAGTAATGAGTCGCACTAATTAGCTAAAATTAGTTAGCTTTGTCTAATTTATTAGAAGTTAgtatctattttacttttagaataaaaagattataatgaaataagtgaaTAATGATATAGATGAAGGCAGATAACAATAGTATTAATGTACGAATTTAGAATTTGGATCAAAGAAAGCATCGTATTAAACTACATGAACGAAGAAACGAATTTGTTCTCTATGTTGCGTTTGCGTTCTTGAGCTCGTTTTTATTTTCCAGATGTTCCTCGAATGTGGGAATGGTGCGACCGTTTAGGGGAAAGGGTCAGAACCTAATCCTCGGCATCGGTTGTTACGTAGTCGGTAAGATTATGCACGAAATGATGCACGCACTGGGATTCTACCACGAGCAGATGAGATGGGACCGAGatcaatatatcaatatcaaacaGGAATACATTCAACAAGGTGAGATCGACGAAAACTGACCAATTAGACGACAAGTAAAAACTCATAGTTTTccagtttttatatttctgttgCAGTGTCTTCTTTTCTTACACGAAATGCTTGTTTATTCTATCATATATGgcatatgatataaatcatcTTCCATGCATTCTAGGTCGAATGAATAACTTCCGGTTGTACACCGCTGACCAATCCAGGACCGATCTGAACGCCCCCTACGATTACAACTCGTTAATGCACTATCCTCGCGTCTCGTTTCCGGCTGATATCGGTCTGGAAACTCTGATTCCGAAAGTGGCGGGGGCTGAAATTGGCCAACGGGTCGGGTTGTCGCGCATCGACAAGTATAAGATCAACAAACTGTACCAGTGTTCGGACAAACTCGGTAAGAACTGTTTATATCGAATAGGCAAAATATGAGTAAATTCCATAATCAATCTAGACGTTCACGTACTTAACAAGAATTTgctttacaaaatatcaaatatagatCGATGTAACCATCTATGTATAACTTTGATGTCGTTTGGAGATCGCTACTTTTCAAGTGCTGCTCCACGCATGCGGAATAAGCATCCTGTAGGGCGTCAGACAGTAGCGGTTAAGCGATCTTCAGACGACTTCTAAAACCACATCCATTCGTTTCGAAACTTGTATACACATATTGTCTTTGATCACATCAAGTGGATACAGGAACTATAAATACACTAATAATGAAAACgatgatagaaatatattcagtTTTTTATGCATTGTTTCTGGGTCTTGATTTAAACGGGCTAAAACAACAAGATCTGTATTTCTTTTAGTTGAACTAGATGCTGAATATTACACAACCCCAGCACCCGGTACCGTTTCTGGTAAGTACGATCGAGTTTCTATGTTAACATTAATTCGTTGTTCAAGTAATATGTGTTGAACTGGTTGAATaggttttttaaagtttttttgtCATTAACAATTTTCGTTAGactatttcatgaaattggaCGCTGAGCTACAGTTAAATGAAGATTCGGGTTTAAAATCTATCTAATGTATAGCTAAGTTTATTGCTTTATTGGTGTCGATTCCCATCAATAAGAACTTAATCTCTAGTAAAAAAGAATCCACGTGTGCTTTTGTcttcaataatgataaatatggTTCAAAAACGTGCACCTGCAAGGAACGGGCATCTGCTGAAACTTactgattgaaatatttctttctcAGTAATGAACGaaccaaaattcaaatcattagcaaattcattatttgtgGACTTATTCCGTGTAAATATGTGTTTTTCGCAAAACTAAATTTCTTAGAGAGCATAAATACCtttaagaataaatcaaaatgtttCTTCTCTTGGTTATCCGTATTTTCTAAGTTCCACCTACGAAGATAGTCGAAGGTTTTTACCACTGTTCTTTCGATATGAAATTCGCCTGCGGATTCAGAGACGATCTCTCGTCGGACTTCGACTGGAAAATCAATAACGGTCCAACCTTGAGTaaggacaccggcccggacgCCGATGCAAAAGGCGGAGAAGGTACGTTGAAACGTAGGAACTAAAACGGATGCGTCGGGATTCCGGACTGAATTAGGCGGACTCGATTGACGCTCTACTGGAAACGTTAATCAAGACATCTAGTTAACTATCATTACATATTTCCGTTTCCTAATTTACCTGTAAACATAGTGAAGCTGACTGACACTCATGCTtgaatattatgaaatatcGCCGTATCAACAACATTTGCCCTTTCCGACACAGCGCGCAACATCGATAATTGTGATACGATTtgcatattttcaatataggTGGATATATCTATACGGAGACGACGGGCAGGAATTCTGGCGACGTCTCACGCCTCGTTTCGCCGTTATTAGAAGCGCCGGTAGGCGGCGCCTGCTTACGGTTCTTTTATCACATGTACGGCGAAGACGTAGGCACATTGCGAGTCTATATGCGGACGACTGACGGTCGAAAAAGCGAATTGCTGTTGGAAAAAGGCTCAAAAGCAAATCAATGGTTTAAATTCCACGAGGATATTCAAAGCGATAAACCCTTCGAGGTAAGGTAGCGAGTATACGGCCTAAATCAAGTTGTGCAGATGCCGGCATGCAGACCACACGGGGACCAGGGGAAAGGGGTTCCATGGGATTCGCACAAAGCTCTAAAATATTCCCAAGTGTCTTTGTTTCAAAGATTTCTCCGGCAAAAATTGGGGTAGAAAGGGGTAGATTTTCCCCGGAAAAGGCCTTATAGCTTCTTGTTGAAAGGGGcacaaaatgttttgataaaaaGCCATTCGAAAACATATTCTGGCAGTTCCTTACTTATCACGTCAAGTAGAATCCTCGGTTGGTGCAAGGTTCTTGATTTTACGCAGACTCGCCAACATTTACTTACTCATCTAAGACTTCTAGCACTCTGGTACTATATTTCTCAAACTATCGATGCTAATCTAATTTATGTTCCAGGTTGTTTTCGAGACGGTTCTACCGAACGATAAGAAGTATCTGGCGGGTCTTGCAGACGTCGCCATCGACGACTTTACCTTGGTTCCGCGGTCGAAGTATCCCGACATTGTCTGCTGATAAAGTCCATACGGACTGCACCTCGACATTCATTCGAGAAATTAATGTTTAATTCTGGAgactaaaaattgaaaaaaaacatagaTTAAAATGTCATTAATCGttcacaatttcaaaatcaaggtTTCTAAATAGAAGGCTTATTAACCTCGTTTTTAGTTCTGGACAGTCTTAGGTTCAAGACATAGATACGTACCCGCTGCCGAGTGGTTCAAGCATTGACCCTGAAACGACTCTAAATCGTTTGAGAGTAGCCATTTCGGTTCAAGTCCAGTATAGCGTGGAATAGTTCCCCGCTCAAAgatacatttttagaaaaggAAAAATTCGGCTTCGTACTTTTCaagacaaaccgacataccgacaaaccgacgaaccgacaaaccgacgaaccgacatacTCGTAGTCCTTCGATCCAGCCACGGGTAATCCATTGAAAAACCCTGTCCCTCGGTCCTAGCCACAttgtataagggtaatccacgcaaccacgcagcccctcgatcctagCCACTTTATATGAGGGCAATCggcgggtaatccacgcataaacccagcccctcgatcccagccactttatataagtgtaatccacgcacggatttgtcggttcgtcggtatgCCAGTTTGCCAGTAAAtcggttcgtcggttcgtcggtatgtcggttcgtcggtttgtcggtatgtcggctTGTCGGtacgtcggtttgtcggttcgtcggtttgtcggtttgtcgTTATGTCGGTATGTGgatttgtcggtatgtcggtatgtggatttgtcggtatgtcggtatgTCCGCACGTCCCTATAGCGTAATGTCGTAAGATTCAATCAGTCCAATATTGGTGGATTAATTCCAAATACCAGTCCAATGTGATAAGTCTCTGCTGGAACTATTTAATGCTATAATGGACTTGAGCCCATATTTCCATGGTTCAAGTGAAAACAACCTGTTGGTTTCGAAAAACTCGCTAAACGCTCAAATGCGTGTCTTGTTTGGCAAAACGTGCACGCAGCTTTCTTATCCACTGTGCTTATGATTCCCACCGACTCATGACCCATGAGCTTCGGCAACAACAACTCGATAGAAAAGGCATTTCCCCCACTTTTAACTCTACGAACTATATATAACCGAAAGAACTAAGTTGTTTACTACATGGAAGCCAAGTTTTATTTTAATACCGAGTTTGGAGCGCATTTGAACGGACTCTAGTTTGGATAcctgcgctatataaatgtcCGACCtcaattttgatttaaatataGTGAACTAGCTGTCACCGTATAGAAAAATCTGTCACAGtaatggcagccatcttggattttctGGAAGCCCAAGGGTGACGGCCCTACACCCACGTGGACTTCATTACAGACATCCTATAGATGAATAATcaacatagaaaaaaaactataacAGAGAAATCCATCCAAACTGCCACGGCTGCTGGACTACAGCGAATCATTCTAACGTTTACAGCTGCAATTAGCAATTACCTAGATACTTCCATTTCTTCttcttttcttacatttgcaTTTGGTCTGCCATCTATGTACAGTAATTAGTTTTCATCTACACGTTGTCTCGCGTATAATGCATTTTAAATGCGGTTGTAAGTCTCATGTACTACGTAATGTATAATGTGCCAAATAGATTTCTTGTTTAAAAAACCGCACACAAGCACTAAATTTCAAAGCCATTCAAAAACTATTCCTCGACGACTGAATCATCGATATACTTAATTAAAGTGCTTTACACTTGTAATACAGTATGAGTATGTACTTTAAACGTGTTCTCTCTCTGAAATGATTTCTAGGTCTTGAATAATTCATGATTGAACTTGTTGAGATGTAAGTCCTTTTCACACGTAGGCCTCTACGAGGGGCTCATTAGATTCCGCATCTTATTAACGTCggtatttcgatattttggCGGCGTCTCGGGTGTTTTGGCGTGAACGCTCCTTTGTTCATTCACCAGCCGCGTCACGAGACCCATGCCGCCGTGCATGTGTTATTACGCGTTGGCCCCATTGCGAAGGTCAATAAACGTAAGATCCCGGAAGCTTTAAAACCTATCACTCTTACATAAGGGTCTAATCAGGAAGGTTCTCTAACCTCCTGCCTTAACTGGCAACGGGTGAACAAACTATAATGACGTCGCGATGTGGCATTTTCCATGGGCGATATAGACGACAGACTGGTCACGCGGCCGAAATAGCTGAAATAACGATTGGAAACTGACTAGTAATCGCTGAATACGCGTTCTTAACCAAATCTATGTATCATTTATCATATAATGTATTCTTCGATACGGAATTACCTTCCGGATCTAATAAGCGTGGCATTTCGGAGCCGTACGTTAAGTCTTAAGTAGGACTCGAATGTTTATATCGACGTATGATTCCTGTGATCCATTCGGAGGTGAATTCATTCAGATCCGAGGAAAATTCTTTTCTGACATATCAATGAGCAAATATAATATGAAAGTATTAGCAGCAGCAAAAACCTTTCATGGGAAACATACCCTTGTACAAAAGATTGTGCCTTTTTACGGAAATTGTGCCTTTTCAATGTTTTCGACAACATTGTGGCCTTCTCGACGTAAAGCGGGCTTCAATATGGTAAATGGAACGCTGAAATGTTACGGTCCTCAAGAAGCCTCGTCGTGTTGGTGTAGTGTGTTTTTCAGCGCGACGGCGTCATAGACAAACACACAATAAGTGACTTTTTACGGATCCTATATATTTTCCCAGCAAAGTCGTTGAACTTTGAACGCATTATAACTGTCA is drawn from Tubulanus polymorphus chromosome 10, tnTubPoly1.2, whole genome shotgun sequence and contains these coding sequences:
- the LOC141911681 gene encoding meprin A subunit beta-like, with the protein product MVALQLRTALLVIFFVSFTEANPINIAEGKVDDEHGESWWDPEQQGGGVEGDIIPPPISKFRSAVSRENALWPKGVVPYEFSPKSKFTPEIMANITAAMEQFHKHTCITFVPRTDQKSYLFIRSGNGCSSNVGMVRPFRGKGQNLILGIGCYVVGKIMHEMMHALGFYHEQMRWDRDQYINIKQEYIQQGRMNNFRLYTADQSRTDLNAPYDYNSLMHYPRVSFPADIGLETLIPKVAGAEIGQRVGLSRIDKYKINKLYQCSDKLVELDAEYYTTPAPGTVSVPPTKIVEGFYHCSFDMKFACGFRDDLSSDFDWKINNGPTLSKDTGPDADAKGGEGGYIYTETTGRNSGDVSRLVSPLLEAPVGGACLRFFYHMYGEDVGTLRVYMRTTDGRKSELLLEKGSKANQWFKFHEDIQSDKPFEVVFETVLPNDKKYLAGLADVAIDDFTLVPRSKYPDIVC